A region from the Beduinella massiliensis genome encodes:
- a CDS encoding spore coat protein — MSQQNMPYFGGNQQQNQQNQQQAGAQQATQPNQQAGQQNALTEKDMVEDMLGCHKALANSYSVLILEASCPKLRNILMENWQQTVTDQYTIFDQMRTHGWYQMPTAQQQEIATSKQQFAQMQTQLQ, encoded by the coding sequence ATGAGCCAGCAGAATATGCCGTACTTCGGTGGAAACCAGCAGCAAAATCAGCAAAACCAGCAGCAGGCGGGCGCGCAGCAGGCCACCCAGCCGAACCAGCAGGCAGGCCAGCAGAATGCGCTGACGGAAAAGGATATGGTCGAGGACATGCTCGGATGCCACAAGGCGCTCGCTAACAGCTACAGCGTCCTCATCCTGGAAGCGAGCTGCCCGAAGCTGCGCAACATCCTGATGGAGAACTGGCAGCAGACGGTGACGGATCAGTACACGATCTTCGATCAGATGCGCACGCATGGGTGGTACCAGATGCCGACTGCGCAGCAGCAGGAGATCGCGACTTCCAAGCAGCAGTTCGCGCAGATGCAGACGCAGCTGCAGTAA